The following coding sequences are from one Streptobacillus canis window:
- a CDS encoding AzlC family ABC transporter permease: MDLITKFNKKEFIEGAKAARGIAIAFIPFGFALGLIANTYNVNSVVSPAMTFIIYSGASQVLLYKIFATGNFDIFSAVFAAAMLNFRYVLIDIPMYKALSGYDRLSKSIVGVMFTDETVAFLALKKNKSLSYAFAVNLVGYISFAFSALFGVVLGNFVPIIIINSMKFILYGTFLSLLVSSLMMDIKNARIVIIALLIKLTFMYIYPFNMVPQGLQIVSILSLTSLIYATISMRSDAR; encoded by the coding sequence ATGGATCTAATAACTAAGTTTAATAAAAAGGAATTTATTGAGGGTGCTAAGGCAGCAAGAGGTATAGCTATAGCTTTTATTCCGTTTGGTTTTGCCCTTGGATTAATAGCTAATACTTACAATGTAAATTCAGTAGTATCACCAGCTATGACTTTCATAATATATTCAGGAGCATCACAGGTGCTACTGTATAAGATATTTGCTACTGGAAATTTTGATATATTTTCAGCAGTTTTTGCTGCAGCCATGTTAAATTTTAGGTATGTTTTAATAGATATACCAATGTATAAAGCGTTAAGTGGTTATGATAGATTATCAAAATCTATAGTAGGAGTAATGTTTACAGATGAAACTGTAGCATTTTTAGCGTTAAAGAAGAATAAGAGTTTATCCTATGCTTTTGCAGTAAATTTAGTAGGATATATTAGTTTTGCTTTTAGTGCACTATTTGGTGTAGTATTAGGAAACTTTGTTCCAATAATAATAATTAACTCGATGAAGTTTATACTTTATGGAACATTCTTATCATTACTTGTATCAAGTTTAATGATGGATATTAAGAATGCTAGAATAGTTATTATAGCTTTATTAATTAAACTTACGTTTATGTATATATATCCTTTCAATATGGTTCCACAAGGGTTACAAATAGTATCAATTTTATCTCTAACAAGTTTAATATACGCAACAATATCAATGAGGAGTGATGCAAGATGA
- a CDS encoding AzlD domain-containing protein, which translates to MKMWLVVILAGIVTQLFRISGEFIPIPRNKFMDRFLEAIPISVLVVLFFPDIFVSIGRNYHEIGIAVFAAIMIVIMTLKNVDLGRIMIITVVTVVILNLVLSRILV; encoded by the coding sequence ATGAAAATGTGGTTAGTAGTAATACTTGCTGGTATCGTTACTCAATTATTTAGAATTTCTGGGGAGTTCATACCTATACCAAGGAATAAGTTTATGGATAGATTTTTAGAAGCTATCCCTATTTCAGTACTGGTTGTCTTATTTTTCCCAGATATTTTTGTTTCTATAGGTAGAAATTATCATGAAATAGGTATAGCAGTGTTTGCAGCTATCATGATAGTTATTATGACTTTAAAAAATGTAGATTTAGGAAGAATAATGATAATTACTGTTGTTACTGTAGTTATACTTAACTTAGTATTATCAAGAA